In Mytilus trossulus isolate FHL-02 chromosome 14, PNRI_Mtr1.1.1.hap1, whole genome shotgun sequence, a genomic segment contains:
- the LOC134697992 gene encoding mucin-3A-like, producing the protein MSGITSCQLGELVMELQLVLYNYIQSQAATVNQTSPRVLYNYIQSQAATVIQTSPRVLTNYIQSQAATVIQTSPRVLCNYIQSQVATVIQTSPRVLYNYIQSQASTLNKTSPRVLYNYIQSQAATVNQTSPRVLHCDSNFTKSTVQLFTITSSHCDSNFTKSTVQLHTITSSHCDSNFTKSTVQLHTITSIHCELNFTKSTVQLHTITSSHCELNFTKSTVQIHTITSSHCDLNFTKSTVKLHTITSSHCDSNFTKSTVQLHTITSSHCELNYTKSTVQLHTFTSSHCELNFTKSTVQLYTITSSHCESNFTERTVQLHTITSSHCDSNFTKSTVQLHTITSSHCDSNFIKSTVQLHTIKSSHSDSNFTKSTVQLHTITSSQGESNYTKSTVQLHTITSSHCDSNFTKSTVQLHTIISSHCDLNFTKSTVQIHTITSSHCDLNFTKSTVQLHTITSSHCELNFTKSTVQLHTITSSHCESNFTKSTVQLHTITSSHCESNFTKSTVQIHTITSSNSTVNKTSPRVLYNYLQSQAATVIQTSPRVLYNYIQSQAATVNQTSPRVLYNYIQSQAATVIQTSPRVLYNYLQSQAATVIQTSPRVLHCELNLTKSTVQLHTTKSSHCESNFNKSTVQLHTITSSHCDSNFTKSTVQLHTITSIHCESNFTKSTVQLHTITSSHSDSNFTKSTVLLHTITSSRGESNYTKSTVQLHTITSSHCDLNFTKSTVQLHTITSSHCELNFTKSTVQLHTITSSHCDSNFTKSTVQLHTITSSHCELNFTKSTVQLHTITSSHCELNFTKSTVQLHTITSSHCELKFTKSTVQIHTITSSHCDLNLTKSTVQLHTITSSHCELNFTKSTVHYIQSQAAAVNQTSPRVLYKYIQLQAATVIQTTPRVLVLYNYIHSQAATVNKTSPRVLYNYLQSQAATVIQTSPRVLYNYIQSQAATVNQTSPRVLYNYIQSQAATVIQTSPRVLYNYLQSQAATVIQTSPRVLYNYIQSQAATVNQTSPRVLYNYIQSQAATVIQTSPRVLHCESNFTKSTVQLHTITSSHCESNFNKSTVQLHTITNSHCELNFTKSTVQLHTITSSHCESNFTKSTVQIHTITSSHCESNFTKSTVQLHTITSSHCESNFNKSTVQLHTITSSHCDSNFTKSTVQLHTITSSHCESNFTKSTVQLHTITSSHCELNFTKSIVQLHTITSSHCESNFTKSTVQLHTITSSHCESNFTKSIVQLHTITSSHCDSNFTKSTVQLHTITSSHCESNFTKSTVQLHTITSSHCESNFNKSTVQLHTITSSHSDSNFTKSTVLLHTITSSQGESNYTKSTVQLHTITSSHCDLNFTKSTVQLHTITSSHCELNFTKSTVQLHTITSSHCDSNFTKSTVQLHTITSSHCELNFTKSTVQLHTITSSHCELNFTKSTVQLHTITSSHCDSNFTKSTVQLHTNTSSHCELNFTKSTVQLHTITSSHCESNFTKSTSTVQLHTITSIHCESNFNKSTVQLHTITSSHCDLNFTKSTVQLHTITSSHCESNFNKSTVQLHTITSSHCDSNFTKSTVQLHTITSSHCESNFNKSTVQLHTITSSHCDSNFTKSTVQLHTITSSHCESNFNKSTVQLHTITSSHCESNFNKSIVQLHTITSSHCDSNFTKSTVQLHTITSSHCESNFTKSTVQLHTIISSHCDSNFTKSTVQLHTITSSHCDLNYTKSTVQLHIFTSSHCELNFTKSTDQLHTITSSHCDSNFTKSTVQLHTIPSSHCESNFTKSTVPLHTITSSHCESNFTKSTVQLHTITNSHCELNFTKSTVQLHTITSIHCESNFTKSTVQLHTITSSHSDSNFTKSTVLLHTITSSQGESNYTKSTVQLHTITSSHCDLNFTKSTVQLHTITSSHCELNFTKSTVQLHTITSSHCDSNFTKSTVQLHTITSSHCELNFTKSTVQLHTITSSHCELNFTKSTVQLHTITSSHCDSNFTKSTVQLHTNTSSHCELNFTKSTVQLHTITSSHCESNFTKSTVQIHTITSSHCDSN; encoded by the exons ATGTCAGGAATCACAAGCTGTCAGTTAGGAGAATTGGTAATGGAACTGCAGTT AGTACTGTACAATTACATACAATCACAAGCAGCCACTGTGAATCAAACTTCACCAAGAGTACTGTACAATTACATACAATCACAAGCAGCCACTGTGATTCAAACTTCACCAAGAGTACTGACCAATTACATACAATCACAAGCAGCCACTGTGATTCAAACTTCACCAAGAGTACTGTGCAATTATATACAATCACAAGTAGCCACTGTGATTCAAACTTCACCAAGAGTACTGTACAATTACATACAATCACAAGCATCCACCTTGAATAAAACTTCACCAAGAGTACTGTACAATTACATACAATCACAAGCAGCCACTGTGAATCAAACTTCACCAAGAGTACT CCACTGTGATTCAAACTTCACCAAGAGTACTGTACAATTATTTACAATCACAAGCAGCCACTGTGATTCAAACTTCACCAAGAGTACTGTACAATTACATACAATCACAAGCAGCCACTGTGATTCAAACTTCACCAAGAGTACTGTACAATTACATACAATCACAAGCATCCACTGTGAATTAAACTTCACCAAGAGTACTGTACAATTACATACAATCACAAGCAGCCACTGTGAATTAAACTTCACCAAGAGTACTGTACAAATACATACAATCACAAGCAGCCACTGTGATTTAAACTTCACCAAGAGTACTGTAAAATTACATACGATCACAAGCAGCCACTGTGATTCAAACTTCACCAAGAGTACTGTACAATTACATACGATCACAAGCAGCCACTGTGAATTAAACTACACCAAGAGTACTGTACAATTACATACATTCACAAGCAGCCACTGTGAATTAAACTTCACCAAGAGTACTGTACAATTATATACAATCACAAGCAGCCACTGTGAATCAAACTTCACCGAGAGAACTGTACAATTACATACAATCACAAGCAGCCACTGTGATTCAAACTTCACCAAGAGTACTGTACAATTACATACAATCACAAGCAGCCACTGTGATTCAAACTTCATCAAGAGTACTGTACAATTACATACAATCAAAAGCAGCCACAGTGATTCAAACTTCACCAAGAGTACTGTACAATTACATACAATCACAAGCAGCCAAGGTGAATCAAACTACACCAAGAGTACTGTACAATTACATACAATCACAAGCAGCCACTGTGATTCAAACTTCACCAAGAGTACTGTACAATTACATACAATCATAAGCAGCCACTGTGATTTAAACTTCACCAAGAGTACTGTACAAATACATACAATCACAAGCAGCCACTGTGATTTAAACTTCACCAAGAGTACTGTACAATTACATACAATTACAAGCAGCCACTGTGAATTAAACTTCACCAAGAGTACTGTACAATTACATACAATCACTAGCAGCCACTGTGAATCAAACTTCACCAAGAGTACTGTACAATTACATACAATCACAAGCAGCCACTGTGAATCAAACTTCACCAAGAGTACTGTACAAATACATACAATTACAAGCAGCAACT CCACTGTGAATAAAACTTCACCAAGAGTACTGTACAATTATTTACAATCACAAGCAGCCACTGTGATTCAAACTTCACCAAGAGTACTGTACAATTATATACAATCACAAGCAGCCACTGTGAATCAAACTTCACCAAGAGTATTGTACAATTACATACAATCACAAGCAGCCACTGTGATTCAAACTTCACCAAGAGTACTGTACAATTATTTACAATCACAAGCAGCCACTGTGATTCAAACTTCACCAAGAGTACT CCACTGTGAATTAAACTTAACCAAGAGTACTGTACAATTACATACAACCAAAAGCAGCCACTGTGAATCAAACTTCAACAAGAGTACTGTACAATTACATACAATCACAAGCAGCCACTGTGATTCAAACTTCACCAAGAGTACTGTACAATTACATACAATCACAAGCATCCACTGTGAATCAAACTTCACCAAGAGTACTGTACAATTACATACAATCACAAGCAGCCACAGTGATTCAAACTTCACCAAGAGTACTGTATTATTACATACAATCACAAGCAGCCGGGGTGAATCAAACTACACCAAGAGTACTGTACAATTACATACAATCACAAGCAGCCACTGTGATTTAAACTTCACCAAGAGTACTGTACAATTACATACAATCACAAGCAGCCACTGTGAATTAAACTTCACCAAGAGTACTGTACAATTACATACAATCACAAGCAGCCACTGTGATTCAAACTTCACCAAGAGTACTGTACAATTACATACAATCACAAGCAGCCACTGTGAATTAAACTTCACCAAGAGTACTGTACAATTACATACAATCACAAGCAGCCACTGTGAATTAAACTTCACCAAGAGTACTGTACAATTACATACAATCACAAGCAGCCACTGTGAATTAAAGTTCACCAAGAGTACTGTACAAATACATACAATCACAAGCAGCCACTGTGATTTAAACTTAACCAAGAGTACTGTACAATTACATACAATCACAAGCAGCCACTGTGAATTAAACTTCACCAAGAGTACTGTACATTACATACAATCACAAGCAGCCGCTGTGAATCAAACTTCACCAAGAGTACTGTACAAATACATACAATTACAAGCAGCCACTGTGATTCAAACTACACCAAGAGTACT AGTACTGTACAATTACATACATTCACAAGCAGCCACTGTGAATAAAACTTCACCAAGAGTACTGTACAATTATTTACAATCACAAGCAGCCACTGTGATTCAAACTTCACCAAGAGTACTGTACAATTATATACAATCACAAGCAGCCACTGTGAATCAAACTTCACCAAGAGTATTGTACAATTACATACAATCACAAGCAGCCACTGTGATTCAAACTTCACCAAGAGTACTGTACAATTATTTACAATCACAAGCAGCCACTGTGATTCAAACTTCACCAAGAGTACTGTACAATTACATACAATCACAAGCAGCCACTGTGAATCAAACTTCACCAAGAGTATTGTACAATTACATACAATCACAAGCAGCCACTGTGATTCAAACTTCACCAAGAGTACT CCACTGTGAATCAAACTTCACCAAGAGTACTGTACAATTACATACAATCACAAGCAGCCACTGTGAATCAAACTTCAACAAGAGTACTGTACAATTACATACAATCACAAACAGCCACTGTGAATTGAACTTCACCAAGAGTACTGTACAATTACATACAATCACAAGCAGCCACTGTGAATCAAACTTCACCAAGAGTACTGTACAAATACATACAATAACAAGCAGCCATTGTGAATCAAACTTCACCAAGAGTACTGTACAATTACATACAATCACAAGCAGCCACTGTGAATCAAACTTCAACAAGAGTACTGTACAATTACATACAATCACAAGCAGCCACTGTGATTCAAACTTCACCAAGAGTACTGTACAATTACATACAATCACAAGCAGCCACTGTGAATCAAACTTCACCAAGAGTACTGTACAATTACATACAATCACAAGCAGCCACTGTGAATTAAACTTCACCAAGAGTATTGTACAATTACATACAATCACAAGCAGCCACTGTGAATCAAACTTCACCAAGAGTACTGTACAATTACATACAATCACAAGCAGCCACTGTGAATCAAACTTCACCAAGAGTATTGTACAATTACATACAATCACAAGCAGCCACTGTGATTCAAACTTCACCAAGAGTACTGTACAATTACATACAATCACAAGCAGCCACTGTGAATCAAACTTCACCAAGAGTACTGTACAATTACATACAATCACAAGCAGCCACTGTGAATCAAACTTCAACAAGAGTACTGTACAATTACATACAATCACAAGCAGCCACAGTGATTCAAACTTCACCAAGAGTACTGTATTATTACATACAATCACAAGCAGCCAAGGTGAATCAAACTACACCAAGAGTACTGTACAATTACATACAATCACAAGCAGCCACTGTGATTTAAACTTCACCAAGAGTACTGTACAATTACATACAATCACAAGCAGCCACTGTGAATTAAACTTCACCAAGAGTACTGTACAATTACATACAATCACAAGCAGCCACTGTGATTCAAACTTCACCAAGAGTACTGTACAATTACATACAATCACAAGCAGCCACTGTGAATTAAACTTCACCAAGAGTACTGTACAATTACATACAATCACAAGCAGCCACTGTGAATTAAACTTCACCAAGAGTACTGTACAATTACATACAATCACAAGCAGCCACTGTGATTCAAACTTCACCAAGAGTACTGTACAATTACATACAAACACAAGCAGCCACTGTGAATTAAACTTCACCAAGAGTACTGTACAATTACATACAATCACAAGCAGCCACTGTGAATCAAACTTCACCAAGAGTACT AGTACTGTACAATTACATACAATCACAAGCATCCACTGTGAATCAAACTTCAACAAGAGTACTGTACAATTACATACAATCACAAGCAGCCACTGTGATTTAAACTTCACCAAGAGTACTGTACAATTACATACAATCACAAGCAGCCACTGTGAATCAAACTTCAACAAGAGTACTGTACAATTACATACAATCACAAGCAGCCACTGTGATTCAAACTTCACCAAGAGTACTGTACAATTACATACAATCACAAGCAGCCACTGTGAATCAAACTTCAACAAGAGTACTGTACAATTACATACAATCACAAGCAGCCACTGTGATTCAAACTTCACCAAGAGTACTGTACAATTACATACAATCACAAGCAGCCACTGTGAATCAAACTTCAACAAGAGTACTGTACAATTACATACAATCACAAGCAGCCACTGTGAATCAAACTTCAACAAGAGTATTGTACAATTACATACAATCACAAGCAGCCACTGTGATTCAAACTTCACCAAGAGTACTGTACAATTACATACAATCACAAGCAGCCACTGTGAATCAAACTTCACCAAGAGTACTGTACAATTACATACAATCATAAGCAGCCACTGTGATTCAAACTTCACCAAGAGTACTGTACAATTACATACAATCACAAGCAGCCACTGTGATTTAAACTACACCAAGAGTACTGTACAATTACATATATTCACAAGCAGCCACTGTGAATTAAACTTCACCAAGAGTACTGACCAATTACATACAATCACAAGCAGCCACTGTGATTCAAACTTCACCAAGAGTACTGTACAATTACATACAATCCCAAGCAGCCACTGTGAATCAAACTTCACCAAGAGTACTGTACCATTACATACAATCACAAGCAGCCACTGTGAATCAAACTTCACCAAGAGTACTGTACAATTACATACAATCACAAACAGCCACTGTGAATTGAACTTCACCAAGAGTACTGTACAATTACATACAATCACAAGCATCCACTGTGAATCAAACTTCACCAAGAGTACTGTACAATTACATACAATCACAAGCAGCCACAGTGATTCAAACTTCACCAAGAGTACTGTATTATTACATACAATCACAAGCAGCCAAGGTGAATCAAACTACACCAAGAGTACTGTACAATTACATACAATCACAAGCAGCCACTGTGATTTAAACTTCACCAAGAGTACTGTACAATTACATACAATCACAAGCAGCCACTGTGAATTAAACTTCACCAAGAGTACTGTACAATTACATACAATCACAAGCAGCCACTGTGATTCAAACTTCACCAAGAGTACTGTACAATTACATACAATCACAAGCAGCCACTGTGAATTAAACTTCACCAAGAGTACTGTACAATTACATACAATCACAAGCAGCCACTGTGAATTAAACTTCACCAAGAGTACTGTACAATTACATACAATCACAAGCAGCCACTGTGATTCAAACTTCACCAAGAGTACTGTACAATTACATACAAACACAAGCAGCCACTGTGAATTAAACTTCACCAAGAGTACTGTACAATTACATACAATCACAAGCAGCCACTGTGAATCAAACTTCACCAAGAGTACTGTACAAATACATACAATTACAAGCAGCCACTGTGATTCAAACTAA